TTCGAAGCAATTGCACCTGTTGCCGGATGCCCTATCAGCCCGACCCCCAGTTTCTGGAGCGGTATCATTTGCGGTTGCCGAAGGAGGATGTCTTTTACAAGGGGTCAGGTTGTCCGGCCTGCAACAATCAGGGGTATAACGGTCGGGAAGGGTTTTTCGAAATGCTCACCGTGACTCCGGCTTTTCGGGAAGCGATCCTGATGAAGGCCCCGGAAACGGAATTGCGGCATTTGGCCATTCAGGAAGGTATGGAAACCCTGCTGGCCTGCGGTCTCCTTAAGGCCAAGGCTGGTCAGGTCTGTCTGGAAGAAATGATGCGGGTTATTCCCTATGAAGCGGGGGCCCGTTTTTGTCCAACCTGTTATAACCCGGTGGAACATTTTTTTGCCTATTGCCCCCATTGTTGCCGGCCGTTGATCATGAAGTGTCGGGATTGCGGTCAAAGGCTGCAACCTTCCTGGCAGGCCTGCCCTTATTGCGGCCAGGGCGCGTCGAGTTCGGAACAGGTTTAAGGTGTACGGCCCAAGGCCCAAGGGAAATAAAACGATATATCTTGATTGTATGGAGATTTGTATTTTGGACGGCGATAAACGCAGATGGCCAAAATTTTTTTAAAGAGCTAATAGAATAATTATCAGCGGGTATCGGAGAAAATCTGCGTCCTAAAAAAAATATTGGAAAACTTGACAGTTTCATTCAAAGATGGTACAAACAATGCCATCGGGACGTAGCGCAGTCTGGTAGCGCACCTGAATGGGGTTCAGGGGGCCGCTGGTTCAAATCCAGTCGTCCCGACCAGAAAATTGAAGGGGGTTGGTCCACCTAAAAATGGGGGATTACCCCCTTTTTCTTTCGAAGGGGAATTGCCGGGACTGTTCAACAAGAAAATAACTTCAGGGATCAGGGATCGGGGGCCGGGTGGCAGGGAGCGTTGAAGCGAAAGTTGCAAGTTTCAAGTTGCAGGTGTAAAAACCCTTAACCCTTAATCCTGAACCTTGGACCTAATTTTTTGGCTTTGTGGTGCCCCCTTGTGGGACATGATGGTTTAGTTTAATATGATGAACAAAAAAACGTCCGTCACCATGACGAATGCCGGGGAGGGAGAATTGATGAAATTCTGTTCATTCAGATGTGAACAGGCCGATAATGAAAAAGCCCAACATGCGGCCTGTCTGGCGGTAAATGGCGTATTCTGCGGGATACTGCTTAGGGTCGTTGAAAAAGGGGCGCCCTGTCCGGTTGAAAACAGTCCGGCAGGCAGTAACAAACCCAGGAAGTCTAATCAATCGGGGTAAACTCCAGCCGGAATCCCAAATTCAATTTATTGTATTCGTTTTGCTTTTTAAAAAACTATTTTCACCGCAAAGCCACAAAGGACGGAAAGGTCGATCGGTCCGGTCGACTTTGTCGAGCTTTTGCAGAGGCTCCCGGCCGGGAGCCGATCTACCGATCTTAATAAGAGACTCCCTTTGGGGGAAAGGAATAATTTTTACTTTCTGTTGAGAGGACAGAAAGTAAAAAGCTTTGCAACTCTTCTGTCGCCTTATCCGGAGCAGCTCATAAGCCTCTGATTGAATTCTTCGGGGCTGAAGCTGTATTCCTGAGTGCCGTAGCTTTCAACCGCAAAGGAAGCGCAGACACTGCCCATCCGGGCGCATTGTTCGATGTCCAGGCATTTTACCAGACCGCTGATCAGTCCGCCCCGGTAGGAATCGCCGGCCCCTGTCGGGTCCTCTATCCGCCTCGGTTTAACAGCCGGAATAGGTATTTCCTGGTTCGGAGTGAAGACCTTTGAGCCCAGTTCACCTAGGGTCACAATGACCGCCCCGGCCCGCCTGACCAATCCTTCTTGCGTTAAACCGGTTTTTTTCATGATCAGGTCCAATTCATAATCA
The genomic region above belongs to Deltaproteobacteria bacterium and contains:
- the tadA gene encoding Flp pilus assembly complex ATPase component TadA — encoded protein: EGVTQVQVFEKVGLTFANTLRSILRQDPDVILVGEIRDEETAQMALRAAFTGHLVFSTLHTNDAVSTLTRLYNLGFEPYVLSSCLLGILSQRLIRSNCTCCRMPYQPDPQFLERYHLRLPKEDVFYKGSGCPACNNQGYNGREGFFEMLTVTPAFREAILMKAPETELRHLAIQEGMETLLACGLLKAKAGQVCLEEMMRVIPYEAGARFCPTCYNPVEHFFAYCPHCCRPLIMKCRDCGQRLQPSWQACPYCGQGASSSEQV